In the genome of Qipengyuania seohaensis, one region contains:
- a CDS encoding 2'-5' RNA ligase family protein translates to MSGADAPLILTAELPTDLHRRFTDLRTEHFPPERNYLEAHVTLFHALPAQCEGEVRSYLARLAGETAPVEGQVEGLMSLGGGTAIKLVSPAMLDLRDRIADHFHGMLTNQDQHRPRLHVTIQNKVTSKEAKALQAQLSGVIESRDFAFRGLALYAYRGGPWEFLRRFAFRGK, encoded by the coding sequence GTGAGCGGGGCGGACGCGCCCCTCATCCTGACGGCTGAACTGCCCACGGACCTTCACCGTCGTTTTACCGACCTGCGGACCGAGCATTTCCCGCCCGAACGCAACTACCTCGAAGCGCATGTTACGCTTTTCCACGCGCTGCCTGCGCAATGTGAAGGCGAGGTCCGCAGTTACCTTGCAAGGCTTGCCGGAGAGACGGCCCCTGTCGAAGGGCAGGTAGAAGGGCTGATGTCGCTTGGCGGAGGTACCGCCATCAAGCTTGTCAGTCCGGCCATGCTTGATCTTCGTGACCGCATTGCCGACCATTTTCACGGGATGCTGACCAATCAGGACCAGCACCGACCGCGTCTTCACGTGACGATCCAGAACAAGGTCACTTCCAAGGAAGCAAAGGCGCTTCAGGCGCAATTGAGCGGGGTGATAGAGTCCCGTGACTTCGCCTTTCGCGGCCTTGCGCTTTACGCCTATCGGGGCGGGCCGTGGGAGTTTCTGCGTCGCTTCGCATTTCGCGGGAAATGA
- the mltG gene encoding endolytic transglycosylase MltG, producing the protein MLGAVAALVFAVAAAWFASGWFGSAQIEEDTPFIVPSGSTLTSVANRMEDEGVVASADAFLLRAKIFGGGDPIQAGEFLLPANASQSQILGMFQSGDVIRRFVTIPEGMPSILVWERLMAQEHLTGEIPVPQEGSVLPDTYDFERGEQRAAVLARMQAAMQNYLAEAWPRRKEGIAVDNVKDALILASIVEKETGVPEERRMVAGLYSNRLKDGMLLQADPTIIYPLTKGKPLGRRIRQSEIAAVNDYNTYSMVGLPKGPITNPGRESIAAVLDPEATEARYMVADGTGGHAFAQTLAEHNANVEKWFALRRERGEM; encoded by the coding sequence ATGCTCGGCGCGGTTGCCGCGCTGGTTTTTGCTGTCGCAGCCGCGTGGTTCGCGAGCGGCTGGTTCGGCTCCGCCCAGATCGAGGAAGACACGCCCTTCATCGTGCCCTCGGGATCGACACTGACCTCGGTGGCGAACCGCATGGAGGACGAGGGCGTAGTTGCCTCCGCGGACGCTTTTCTATTGCGCGCCAAAATCTTCGGCGGCGGCGATCCGATCCAGGCAGGGGAATTCCTCCTGCCGGCAAACGCCAGCCAGTCGCAGATCCTGGGCATGTTCCAGTCGGGCGACGTCATCCGTCGCTTCGTGACGATCCCGGAAGGAATGCCCTCGATCCTGGTGTGGGAACGCCTGATGGCGCAGGAGCATCTGACCGGTGAAATACCGGTGCCGCAGGAAGGCAGCGTCCTTCCCGACACCTATGATTTCGAACGCGGCGAGCAGCGGGCTGCTGTGCTGGCGCGCATGCAGGCGGCGATGCAGAATTACCTCGCCGAAGCATGGCCGCGGCGCAAGGAAGGCATTGCGGTCGATAATGTGAAGGATGCACTCATCCTCGCGTCGATTGTCGAGAAGGAAACCGGTGTTCCCGAAGAGCGGCGTATGGTCGCAGGCCTCTATTCCAATCGCCTCAAGGACGGGATGCTGCTGCAAGCCGATCCGACGATCATCTATCCGCTCACCAAGGGAAAACCGCTTGGCCGGCGCATTCGCCAGTCCGAAATTGCCGCGGTGAACGATTATAATACGTATTCGATGGTCGGCCTGCCCAAGGGGCCGATCACCAATCCGGGACGCGAATCCATCGCTGCCGTGCTCGATCCCGAGGCGACCGAGGCACGCTACATGGTGGCTGACGGGACGGGCGGGCACGCCTTCGCGCAAACCCTGGCCGAGCATAATGCGAATGTCGAAAAGTGGTTCGCGCTGCGGCGTGAACGCGGTGAGATGTGA
- the fabF gene encoding beta-ketoacyl-ACP synthase II, which produces MRRVVVTGLGLVTPLGGDVETTWSNLIAGKSGAGKITRFDASNQKAQIACEVKGKDHEYGFDPDKRVDHKVQRQVDPFIIYGIDAAGQAIEDAGLEEMDDETKMRTGVSIGSGIGGLPGIESESIVLHERGPGRVSPHFVHGRLINLISGQVSIKYGLMGPNHAVVTACSTGAHSIGDAARMIALDDADIMLAGGAESTVNPLGVAGFAQARALNMSMNDTPEKASRPYDKNRDGFVMGEGAGVVVLEEYEHAKARGAKIYAEVVGYGLSGDAYHVTAPHPEGKGAELAMRMALKKSGLEACDIDYVNAHGTSTMADTIELAAVKRVLGDDLCGASMSSTKSAIGHLLGGAGAVEAIFCILAIRDQVVPPTLNLEDPDEGTEGVDLVPLTAKKREVKAALNNSFGFGGTNASLILKKVD; this is translated from the coding sequence ATGCGTCGTGTGGTCGTTACCGGACTTGGACTCGTCACCCCCCTGGGCGGCGATGTAGAAACAACCTGGTCCAATCTCATCGCTGGCAAGAGCGGGGCGGGCAAGATCACCCGCTTCGATGCTTCGAACCAGAAGGCGCAGATTGCCTGCGAGGTGAAGGGCAAGGACCACGAATACGGCTTCGATCCCGACAAGCGCGTCGACCACAAGGTCCAGCGCCAGGTCGATCCGTTCATCATCTACGGTATCGACGCTGCCGGACAGGCCATCGAAGATGCCGGTCTTGAGGAAATGGACGACGAGACAAAGATGCGCACCGGCGTTTCGATCGGTTCGGGCATCGGCGGTCTTCCGGGTATCGAAAGCGAATCCATCGTCCTGCATGAACGCGGTCCGGGCCGTGTCTCCCCGCACTTCGTCCACGGACGCCTCATCAACCTCATCAGCGGCCAGGTTTCGATCAAATACGGCCTGATGGGGCCGAACCACGCTGTCGTGACCGCTTGTTCGACTGGTGCGCACTCGATCGGCGATGCCGCGCGCATGATCGCGCTCGACGATGCCGACATCATGCTGGCGGGCGGTGCGGAAAGCACTGTGAACCCGCTCGGCGTGGCCGGCTTTGCTCAGGCACGTGCGCTCAACATGAGCATGAACGACACTCCCGAAAAGGCGAGCCGTCCTTACGACAAGAACCGTGACGGCTTCGTCATGGGCGAGGGTGCGGGCGTCGTGGTCCTCGAGGAATACGAACACGCCAAGGCACGCGGTGCGAAGATCTATGCGGAAGTCGTGGGCTATGGCCTCTCGGGTGACGCCTATCACGTCACCGCTCCGCATCCGGAAGGCAAGGGTGCGGAACTGGCCATGCGCATGGCGCTGAAGAAGTCCGGCCTTGAGGCCTGCGACATCGACTACGTCAACGCGCACGGTACCTCGACCATGGCGGACACGATCGAGCTGGCTGCGGTCAAGCGCGTGCTTGGTGACGATCTGTGCGGCGCATCGATGAGCAGCACGAAATCCGCCATCGGCCACCTCCTTGGCGGCGCAGGTGCTGTCGAAGCCATCTTCTGCATTCTGGCGATCCGCGATCAGGTAGTACCGCCGACGCTCAACCTCGAAGATCCCGACGAGGGCACCGAAGGCGTCGATCTCGTCCCGCTGACGGCCAAGAAGCGCGAAGTGAAGGCTGCTCTCAACAACAGCTTCGGTTTCGGCGGCACGAACGCCTCGCTAATCCTCAAGAAGGTCGACTAA
- a CDS encoding acyl carrier protein yields the protein MSDTADRVQKIVVEHLGVEADKVTQEASFIDDLGADSLDIVELVMAFEEEFGVEIPDDAAEKITTVGDATKYIEEHKG from the coding sequence ATGAGCGATACTGCCGACCGCGTGCAGAAAATTGTTGTCGAGCACCTCGGCGTCGAAGCCGACAAAGTGACACAGGAAGCCAGCTTTATCGACGATCTCGGCGCAGACAGCCTCGACATCGTTGAACTGGTCATGGCGTTCGAAGAAGAATTCGGCGTTGAAATCCCCGACGATGCGGCTGAGAAGATCACCACCGTCGGCGACGCGACCAAGTACATCGAAGAGCATAAGGGCTAA
- a CDS encoding ferritin-like domain-containing protein codes for MSSTVFKSLTDTTYDSVEGYRQAGEKADSPQLKQALQQRCQSREQTLQQMNAELQRQGDELVTKGTMTGEAHQMWQSITSAFENDDEAAAERVEEGEDYIKGKFEQALESDQLEAQERAVVQQAYAEICEGERFGDMIAKQFD; via the coding sequence ATGTCCAGCACCGTATTCAAGAGCCTCACCGACACCACCTATGATTCGGTCGAAGGTTACCGCCAGGCCGGCGAGAAGGCCGATAGCCCGCAGTTAAAGCAGGCCCTTCAGCAGCGTTGCCAGAGCCGAGAGCAGACCCTGCAGCAGATGAACGCCGAATTGCAGCGTCAGGGCGACGAGCTTGTGACCAAGGGCACGATGACCGGCGAAGCGCACCAGATGTGGCAGAGCATCACCAGCGCATTCGAGAACGACGACGAAGCTGCTGCGGAGCGCGTCGAGGAAGGCGAGGACTACATCAAGGGCAAGTTCGAACAGGCGCTGGAAAGCGACCAGCTCGAAGCGCAGGAACGCGCGGTCGTCCAGCAGGCCTACGCCGAAATCTGCGAAGGCGAACGCTTCGGCGACATGATCGCGAAGCAATTCGACTAA
- the aspS gene encoding aspartate--tRNA ligase, with protein MHAYRTHNCAQLTKDNVGDTVRLSGWVHNKRDHGGVLFVDLRDHYGITQIVADSDSKALPVLEKLKLESVVTIDGTVKARDEVAVNKNLPTGEIEVFAREIEIQSRAEDLPLIVNQAEDYPEETRLKYRFVDLRRERVHKNIMLRNQVITSLRRRMTDQGFSEFQTPILGASSPEGARDYLVPSRLHPGRFYALPQAPQMFKQLLMVAGFDRYFQIAPCFRDEDLRADRSPEFYQLDFEMSFVTQEDVFQAIEPVLAGVFEEFSGGKTVTPAGEFPRIPYAEAMLKYGTDKPDLRNPLIISDVTHHFEKSGFGLFEKIVGTGGKVRVVPAPNTHEKSRKFFDEMNDWARKEGFAGLGYVTRKGGEFGGPIAKNHGTEGMEKLYAELGLGENDGLFFAAGKEKDAAKLAGAARTRVGEVLELIEENCFKFCWIVDFPMFEYDEELKKVDFSHNPFSMPQGEMEALETKDPLEILAWQYDIVCNGYELSSGAIRNHKPEIMYKAFEIAGYTQADVDENFSGMIEAFKLGAPPHGGSAPGIDRIVMLLADEPNIREVIAFPLNQKAQDLMMGAPNLVSPRQLRDVHIRTVDAPKPQGAEATRVDRAGD; from the coding sequence ATGCACGCCTATCGTACCCACAACTGCGCTCAGCTGACAAAAGACAATGTCGGCGACACCGTCCGCCTGTCCGGCTGGGTGCACAATAAGCGCGACCATGGCGGCGTGCTGTTCGTCGACCTGCGCGATCATTACGGCATTACGCAGATTGTTGCCGACAGCGACAGCAAGGCGCTTCCGGTGCTCGAAAAGCTCAAGCTGGAATCGGTCGTCACGATCGACGGCACGGTGAAGGCGCGCGACGAAGTGGCGGTCAACAAGAACCTGCCCACCGGCGAGATCGAGGTTTTTGCCCGCGAGATCGAAATCCAGAGCCGCGCGGAAGACCTGCCGCTGATCGTCAACCAAGCGGAAGATTATCCTGAAGAAACGCGCCTGAAGTACCGGTTCGTCGACCTGCGCCGCGAACGGGTCCACAAGAACATCATGCTGCGCAACCAGGTCATCACCAGCCTGCGTCGCCGCATGACCGACCAGGGCTTCAGCGAATTCCAGACGCCGATCCTGGGTGCCTCCAGCCCCGAAGGCGCGCGCGACTACCTCGTGCCCAGCCGCCTCCATCCGGGCCGTTTCTACGCGCTTCCGCAGGCGCCGCAGATGTTCAAGCAGCTCCTGATGGTCGCCGGTTTCGACCGCTATTTCCAGATTGCCCCCTGTTTCCGCGACGAAGACCTGCGCGCCGACCGGAGCCCCGAATTCTACCAGCTCGACTTCGAAATGAGCTTCGTGACGCAGGAAGACGTCTTCCAGGCAATCGAACCCGTCCTTGCCGGCGTGTTCGAGGAATTCTCGGGCGGCAAGACCGTTACGCCCGCAGGCGAATTCCCGCGCATCCCCTATGCCGAAGCGATGCTGAAATACGGCACCGACAAGCCCGACCTGCGCAACCCGCTGATTATCAGCGACGTCACGCACCACTTCGAAAAGTCTGGTTTCGGCCTGTTCGAGAAGATCGTCGGCACGGGCGGCAAGGTCCGCGTGGTCCCCGCTCCGAACACGCACGAGAAGAGCCGCAAGTTCTTCGACGAGATGAACGACTGGGCCCGCAAGGAAGGCTTTGCCGGCCTCGGCTATGTCACCCGCAAGGGCGGCGAGTTCGGCGGCCCGATCGCCAAGAATCACGGCACGGAAGGCATGGAAAAGCTCTATGCCGAGCTCGGCCTTGGCGAAAACGACGGCTTGTTCTTCGCTGCGGGCAAGGAAAAGGACGCTGCCAAGCTGGCAGGCGCGGCCCGCACGCGCGTCGGCGAAGTGCTCGAACTTATCGAGGAAAATTGCTTCAAGTTCTGCTGGATCGTCGACTTTCCGATGTTCGAGTATGACGAAGAGCTCAAGAAGGTCGATTTCAGCCACAACCCGTTCTCGATGCCGCAGGGTGAGATGGAAGCGCTGGAAACCAAGGACCCGCTCGAAATCCTCGCCTGGCAGTACGACATCGTCTGCAACGGCTACGAGCTTTCGTCGGGAGCGATCCGGAACCACAAGCCGGAAATCATGTATAAGGCGTTCGAAATCGCCGGTTACACGCAAGCCGATGTGGACGAGAACTTCTCGGGCATGATCGAAGCGTTCAAGCTCGGCGCGCCGCCGCACGGTGGCTCGGCCCCGGGCATCGACCGCATCGTGATGCTGCTCGCCGACGAGCCGAATATTCGCGAAGTGATCGCTTTCCCGCTGAACCAGAAGGCGCAGGACCTGATGATGGGCGCGCCCAATCTCGTGTCCCCGCGCCAGCTGCGCGACGTGCATATCCGCACAGTCGATGCGCCCAAGCCGCAGGGCGCCGAGGCGACCCGCGTGGACCGCGCCGGAGACTGA
- the rnd gene encoding ribonuclease D, with amino-acid sequence MKIHDLITTTDALADLCERLAKSEFVTVDTEFMRENTYWPELCLLQIANEEEAAAIDPLADGIDLAPLWDLMCENEDVLKVFHAGGQDVEIVYNFTGKTPHPIFDTQIAMMAISQSEQIGYANLVESWLGFTVDKGARFTDWSRRPLTERQIEYAIGDVTHLSKIFPKILEKLMKTGRGAWLDAEMDKLADPANYANDADLAWKRIRSPGRNASVLGRLKALAAWREGEAQHKNIPRGRIMRDETLADIASHPPKKQADLTKVRGLSNAWRDNDIGKRLMKVLDKAEPMPKDEMPDKPKRGAPLGKEGALVADLLKLLLKIRSREIDIAARLLTRADEMEALAAGVRKLPILEGWRYEVFGKDALELVEGRLAFAVKDGKLLMTHIDDMESELNEAQAAE; translated from the coding sequence ATGAAAATACACGACCTGATTACGACCACCGATGCACTCGCCGACTTGTGCGAGCGTCTGGCGAAAAGCGAATTCGTCACCGTCGACACCGAGTTCATGCGTGAGAACACGTACTGGCCGGAACTTTGCCTACTGCAGATCGCCAACGAGGAAGAAGCGGCGGCGATCGATCCGCTGGCGGACGGCATCGACCTTGCCCCGCTGTGGGATTTGATGTGCGAGAACGAAGACGTGCTCAAGGTTTTCCACGCCGGTGGGCAGGATGTGGAGATCGTATACAATTTCACGGGCAAGACGCCCCACCCCATTTTCGATACGCAGATCGCGATGATGGCGATCAGCCAGTCCGAACAGATCGGCTATGCCAACCTCGTCGAAAGCTGGCTCGGCTTCACGGTCGACAAGGGCGCCCGCTTCACCGACTGGAGCCGCCGCCCCTTGACCGAAAGGCAGATCGAATACGCCATCGGCGATGTGACCCACCTGTCCAAGATCTTCCCGAAGATTCTCGAAAAGCTCATGAAAACCGGTCGCGGTGCATGGCTCGATGCCGAAATGGACAAGCTGGCCGATCCGGCGAACTACGCCAACGATGCCGATCTCGCATGGAAGCGCATTCGCTCGCCCGGCCGGAATGCCTCGGTGCTTGGCCGCCTCAAGGCGCTGGCCGCATGGCGCGAAGGCGAAGCGCAGCACAAGAATATCCCGCGCGGCCGGATCATGCGCGATGAAACGCTCGCCGATATTGCGAGCCACCCGCCCAAGAAGCAGGCCGACCTGACCAAGGTGCGCGGCCTGTCGAACGCCTGGCGTGACAACGACATCGGCAAGCGATTGATGAAGGTGCTCGACAAGGCCGAGCCCATGCCGAAGGACGAAATGCCCGATAAGCCGAAACGCGGCGCGCCGCTCGGCAAGGAAGGTGCGCTGGTCGCCGATCTCCTCAAGCTTCTGCTCAAGATTCGTTCGCGCGAAATCGACATTGCCGCCCGCCTGCTGACCCGGGCGGACGAAATGGAAGCGCTGGCCGCGGGCGTCCGCAAATTGCCGATACTCGAAGGCTGGCGTTACGAAGTCTTTGGCAAGGACGCGCTCGAACTGGTCGAAGGCAGGCTCGCCTTTGCAGTAAAGGACGGCAAGCTGCTGATGACGCATATCGACGACATGGAAAGCGAACTGAACGAAGCGCAGGCGGCAGAGTGA
- a CDS encoding hydrogen peroxide-inducible genes activator, with protein sequence MSTYLPTLKQLQYLVALHEHGHFGRAAEASFVSQSTLSAGIRELESLLGVTLVERSRRVVRFTALGNQVVEKAHRILREAEELADLVQAAGKPLAGQLRMSVIPTIAPFMLPRFLPRLRKERPELELFLREETSQAAVESLQHGRVDCVLLALPFATGEVEQAHIADDPLYVAFPKDDPRDPPETVSTDMIDEGRLLLLEDGHCLKEHALAACNRPELRGSATMIGTSLHTLVQMVDNGLGLTMLPQMAVDAGILNGTDVVARPLKSKAASREIALIWRKNSPRRDDFELLAEELRAG encoded by the coding sequence GTGAGTACCTACCTCCCCACCCTCAAGCAGCTTCAATATTTAGTCGCCCTCCACGAGCACGGCCATTTCGGCCGCGCGGCAGAGGCCAGCTTCGTTTCCCAATCGACCCTTTCGGCGGGCATCCGCGAACTGGAATCGCTGCTCGGCGTGACCCTCGTCGAAAGGAGCCGCCGTGTGGTGCGCTTTACGGCGCTGGGCAACCAGGTGGTGGAAAAAGCCCATCGCATCCTGCGCGAGGCTGAGGAACTGGCCGATCTCGTCCAGGCTGCCGGCAAACCGCTGGCCGGGCAATTGCGGATGAGCGTGATCCCGACGATCGCGCCTTTCATGCTGCCTCGCTTCCTTCCGAGGCTGCGCAAGGAGAGGCCCGAGCTCGAACTTTTCCTGCGTGAGGAAACCAGCCAGGCTGCCGTCGAATCGCTCCAGCACGGACGGGTCGATTGCGTGTTGCTTGCCCTTCCCTTCGCTACCGGTGAGGTAGAGCAAGCCCATATCGCAGACGATCCGCTTTACGTCGCTTTCCCGAAGGACGATCCGCGCGATCCGCCGGAAACGGTGTCGACCGACATGATCGACGAAGGAAGACTGCTCCTGCTGGAAGACGGTCATTGCCTCAAGGAACACGCGCTTGCGGCCTGCAATCGGCCCGAATTGCGTGGCAGTGCAACCATGATCGGCACCAGCCTGCACACCCTGGTGCAGATGGTCGACAACGGCCTTGGCCTGACCATGTTGCCCCAGATGGCCGTCGATGCGGGTATCCTGAACGGCACCGACGTCGTCGCACGCCCGCTCAAGAGCAAGGCAGCGAGCCGCGAAATCGCGCTCATCTGGCGCAAGAACTCTCCGCGCCGGGACGATTTCGAATTATTGGCTGAGGAACTTCGCGCGGGTTAG
- a CDS encoding oligosaccharide flippase family protein, protein MTEGEAKQVGVYRGAAVAVAMTWVLRAIGLVSVFILARLLTPADFGVVGLAMTAVALVETFSYLGMKQALLRMEKLERDYYDTAWTIQIVMFSLLSLVLFAIAAPAASFFAEPRVEAVIYALSLRFIMLGVMNIGIVEFERNFAFGRDLKMKGTARIASFFVTVGLALWLRSYWALVAGMIVQSLILMVLSYAMQPYRPRLSLARKAELLGVSLWIFAGAAAQVFFSQVERLTVGRVADTGTVGAFSVSKDVANILTQEIAMALNRVTYVTTARSGAFTEQGRRIARSLGGYAMMAAPMGLGLAAVSGEFVRVFLGEQWGAAAVLVAPIAVGTALVAVFRLIASSLQAGGHERVSGLLCLAALATMIIAVVTVAANGGSPLAIAQTGLVVSAAQLLVGLAIISRLSRGSILGAVISVARPFLAATAMYAVVISLPVLSNSVLVELVWRAGVGAASYAAILWLLWLVSGRPDSSEAEFLRVAGRNLRRR, encoded by the coding sequence GTGACCGAGGGAGAGGCCAAACAGGTCGGCGTCTATCGCGGGGCTGCCGTGGCGGTCGCCATGACTTGGGTCCTGCGCGCCATCGGGCTGGTTTCGGTCTTCATACTGGCGCGGTTGCTGACCCCGGCAGACTTCGGCGTGGTCGGGCTCGCGATGACCGCAGTCGCGCTGGTGGAAACCTTCTCCTACCTCGGCATGAAGCAGGCTCTGCTGCGAATGGAGAAGCTGGAGCGGGACTATTACGACACGGCCTGGACGATCCAGATCGTGATGTTCTCCCTGCTCTCGCTCGTCCTGTTCGCGATCGCCGCGCCAGCCGCGTCTTTCTTTGCCGAACCGAGAGTGGAAGCGGTGATCTACGCGCTATCGCTGCGGTTCATCATGCTCGGCGTGATGAACATCGGGATCGTCGAGTTCGAGCGAAACTTCGCATTCGGGCGTGACCTCAAGATGAAAGGCACTGCCCGGATCGCTTCGTTTTTCGTCACCGTCGGCCTGGCACTCTGGCTGCGGTCCTACTGGGCGCTGGTCGCAGGCATGATCGTACAGTCACTCATCCTGATGGTGCTTTCCTACGCGATGCAGCCCTATCGCCCGCGCTTGTCGCTCGCGCGCAAGGCCGAGTTGCTCGGGGTCTCGCTCTGGATCTTTGCCGGAGCCGCAGCCCAGGTCTTCTTCAGCCAGGTCGAGAGGCTTACCGTGGGCCGCGTGGCCGACACCGGCACCGTTGGTGCATTTTCCGTCAGCAAGGACGTGGCGAACATCCTGACGCAGGAAATCGCGATGGCCCTCAACCGCGTCACTTATGTCACGACGGCACGCAGCGGAGCGTTCACCGAACAGGGCCGACGTATTGCCCGCTCGCTGGGCGGTTATGCCATGATGGCTGCTCCGATGGGATTGGGCCTTGCTGCCGTGTCGGGCGAGTTCGTGAGGGTATTCCTGGGAGAACAATGGGGAGCAGCTGCCGTACTGGTCGCGCCGATCGCCGTAGGAACGGCGCTCGTCGCCGTCTTCCGCCTGATTGCATCCTCGCTGCAGGCAGGCGGCCATGAACGGGTTTCCGGACTACTATGCCTTGCCGCATTGGCGACCATGATCATCGCGGTCGTCACGGTCGCCGCCAACGGCGGCTCGCCGCTGGCAATCGCCCAGACCGGGCTTGTCGTCAGCGCAGCGCAATTGCTAGTCGGCCTCGCCATCATCTCCCGCCTGTCGCGCGGGAGCATTCTCGGCGCAGTAATTTCCGTTGCCCGCCCCTTTCTGGCCGCCACCGCCATGTATGCGGTGGTGATCAGCCTGCCGGTCCTGTCGAATTCGGTGCTGGTCGAGCTGGTCTGGCGCGCAGGCGTCGGAGCGGCGAGTTATGCCGCGATACTCTGGCTTTTGTGGCTGGTTTCCGGCCGCCCCGATTCAAGTGAGGCCGAGTTTCTCCGCGTTGCAGGCAGAAACCTGCGGCGGCGTTAG
- the pgsA gene encoding CDP-diacylglycerol--glycerol-3-phosphate 3-phosphatidyltransferase, with protein MLSLPNILTLSRIFAIPLLAFLLWWPGWETGYLAAFVLYCAMGITDYFDGMLARSSGAVSRLGIFLDPIADKIMVASVILVLAAQGVLTGPYVGDMHVIAGLIILVREIAVSGLREFLGGLQVSVPVSKLAKWKTTFQLVALGSLILGQGLPRWTVMIGDIAANVPHTVGLVTLWAAALLTLITGWDYLRVGLKHMD; from the coding sequence ATGTTGAGCCTGCCCAACATCCTCACCCTTTCGCGGATCTTCGCGATCCCGCTCCTGGCCTTCCTTCTGTGGTGGCCGGGCTGGGAAACCGGCTACCTTGCGGCATTCGTGCTGTACTGCGCGATGGGTATTACCGATTATTTCGACGGGATGCTGGCCCGGTCGAGCGGTGCAGTCTCCAGACTCGGTATTTTCCTCGATCCGATCGCGGACAAGATCATGGTCGCATCGGTAATCCTCGTGCTGGCGGCGCAAGGCGTGCTGACGGGCCCGTATGTTGGCGACATGCATGTCATTGCCGGACTGATCATTCTCGTGCGCGAGATCGCCGTGTCGGGCCTGCGCGAATTTCTCGGTGGGTTGCAGGTGTCGGTACCGGTCAGCAAGCTCGCCAAGTGGAAGACGACGTTCCAGCTGGTAGCGCTGGGTTCGCTGATCCTGGGTCAGGGCTTGCCGCGCTGGACCGTGATGATCGGCGACATCGCCGCCAACGTCCCGCACACGGTCGGCCTGGTGACACTTTGGGCAGCCGCCTTGCTGACGCTGATCACAGGGTGGGATTACCTGCGGGTCGGCCTCAAGCACATGGACTAA